One stretch of Bacteroidales bacterium DNA includes these proteins:
- a CDS encoding response regulator transcription factor, whose amino-acid sequence MAQSIKNSVVIADSQFLVTESLRILLQNSERFTFIGLVYNLNDLSELISKEIINLLITDFNLFDFGGFETIGSLMKENPNITVLILTNHVNRNDLQELTKIGIKDIILKTSSKEELFMAIDATMNRKKYYSDEILNILLKDSIVKSQSKVEFQQHLTPSEIEIIRMIADGLTTKEIANKKMISFHTVTSHRKNIFRKVEINNTSELIMYAIKAGLIDNIDYYI is encoded by the coding sequence ATGGCTCAGAGTATAAAAAATAGTGTTGTAATTGCCGATTCGCAGTTCCTTGTAACAGAGTCACTCAGAATATTACTTCAAAATAGCGAACGTTTTACCTTCATCGGTTTAGTCTACAACTTGAATGACTTAAGCGAGTTGATTAGTAAAGAAATTATCAACTTACTCATCACGGATTTTAATTTATTTGATTTTGGGGGATTTGAAACAATTGGTAGCCTAATGAAAGAAAACCCCAATATAACTGTACTTATCCTTACAAATCATGTTAATAGGAATGATTTACAGGAGTTAACCAAAATAGGTATAAAAGATATAATCCTAAAAACATCGAGCAAAGAGGAACTATTTATGGCAATTGATGCCACGATGAATAGAAAAAAATACTATTCTGATGAAATTCTTAACATCCTACTAAAAGATAGCATTGTTAAATCCCAATCTAAAGTGGAATTCCAGCAACATTTAACCCCTTCCGAGATAGAGATTATCAGAATGATAGCAGATGGTTTAACCACCAAGGAAATTGCAAATAAAAAAATGATTAGCTTTCATACTGTAACTTCCCATAGAAAAAATATTTTCCGCAAAGTAGAAATCAATAATACCTCAGAGCTGATAATGTATGCTATCAAAGCTGGGTTGATTGATAACATTGATTATTACATATAG
- a CDS encoding Fe-S cluster protein, with amino-acid sequence MELLPKLDCGACGYKTCEDFAKIVESDESELKRCIHASKKSNDEKKAHASCLGCANEGMGEKMGWKDTLKRDYDFILDLFEGEPGPRETILPYNPSLVKELGVKKGDVMIGRPMGMSCGCPITHCGIVSDTDARNGVINWFVTGPLRPRSEGFIDIGYYVAQAYEGIIRESKEEIKLGTRYWFLPRRCMLQWRHSGLVNAVTKLKDGSYKVRIEGLFIG; translated from the coding sequence ATGGAATTGCTCCCAAAACTTGACTGCGGAGCTTGTGGTTATAAAACCTGCGAGGATTTTGCAAAAATTGTAGAATCCGATGAAAGCGAGTTAAAAAGATGTATTCACGCATCGAAAAAGAGTAACGATGAAAAAAAAGCCCATGCATCATGCCTTGGCTGTGCAAATGAAGGGATGGGTGAGAAAATGGGATGGAAGGATACGCTTAAGCGTGATTATGATTTTATCCTTGATCTGTTCGAAGGTGAACCTGGACCAAGGGAGACAATCCTTCCATATAACCCCTCACTTGTAAAGGAGTTAGGTGTTAAAAAAGGCGATGTAATGATTGGTCGTCCAATGGGAATGTCTTGTGGTTGCCCAATCACTCATTGCGGTATTGTAAGTGACACTGATGCAAGGAATGGTGTAATAAATTGGTTTGTAACAGGCCCTTTAAGACCAAGAAGTGAAGGTTTTATAGATATTGGCTACTATGTAGCACAAGCCTACGAGGGCATAATACGCGAATCAAAGGAAGAAATTAAGTTAGGCACTCGTTACTGGTTCCTTCCCCGTCGTTGTATGTTACAATGGAGGCATAGCGGTTTGGTAAATGCAGTTACAAAACTTAAAGACGGTAGCTATAAAGTTAGAATTGAGGGATTATTTATTGGTTGA
- a CDS encoding cysteine desulfurase, translated as MERIYFDNAATTPLDPIVLNEMKPYLTNSFGNASSLHRFGTESKVVLEKCRKQIANYLNASDDEFVFTSSGTESNNMAIKGIAFANRGKGNHIITSAIEHDCVLNACKWLETQGFYITYLSVDSNGVIDIEQLRKFINPKTILVSVMHGNNEIGTLQNLEQIGMICREKGVYFHSDACQSFGKVPIDVQRMNLDLLTINSHKIYGPKGVGGLFIRKGVKITPWLHGGGQEFGIRSSTENIAGIVGFTKAVELCMTNFSKEIEALTRQRDKLMDAILSNVENAYLNGHPTQRIPNNINICIRGLEGEAIRLLLTLDELGIAVSAGSACSSNDKSNNASHVLRAIGLNPFEARGSIRISLGRFNTDEEIDYFINAFEQSILKLNPIFS; from the coding sequence ATGGAACGAATATATTTCGATAATGCCGCAACCACTCCTTTAGATCCTATTGTCCTAAATGAGATGAAACCATACCTTACTAATAGTTTTGGTAATGCATCTAGTTTACATCGTTTTGGAACTGAATCAAAAGTTGTTCTTGAAAAATGTAGAAAGCAAATAGCAAACTATTTAAATGCCAGTGACGATGAGTTCGTATTCACTTCCAGTGGAACAGAATCGAATAATATGGCCATAAAGGGTATTGCGTTCGCCAATAGGGGAAAAGGGAATCATATTATCACATCAGCAATAGAGCACGATTGTGTGCTAAACGCCTGCAAATGGCTGGAGACACAGGGGTTTTACATTACCTACCTCTCAGTGGATAGTAATGGTGTGATTGATATCGAGCAGCTGAGAAAATTTATTAACCCTAAAACCATTTTGGTTTCGGTAATGCATGGGAATAACGAGATCGGAACCTTGCAAAACCTTGAGCAGATAGGAATGATATGCAGGGAAAAAGGAGTATACTTTCATTCGGATGCTTGTCAGAGTTTTGGGAAGGTACCTATTGATGTACAGCGGATGAATCTCGATTTGCTTACAATTAACTCCCATAAGATATATGGCCCCAAAGGGGTTGGCGGGCTATTCATCAGAAAAGGAGTTAAGATAACCCCGTGGTTGCATGGTGGTGGACAGGAATTTGGCATTCGTTCATCAACTGAGAATATCGCAGGAATAGTTGGGTTTACAAAAGCAGTTGAGTTATGTATGACCAACTTTAGTAAGGAAATAGAGGCACTTACTCGACAACGTGATAAACTTATGGATGCGATCTTATCGAATGTTGAGAATGCTTACCTAAATGGTCATCCAACCCAACGTATCCCCAATAATATAAACATCTGCATTAGAGGACTCGAAGGGGAGGCAATCCGCCTGCTTCTAACTCTTGACGAATTGGGTATTGCCGTTTCTGCCGGATCTGCTTGCTCATCAAATGACAAATCGAATAATGCTTCGCATGTATTACGTGCAATTGGACTTAACCCTTTTGAAGCAAGAGGATCAATTAGGATTAGCCTTGGACGATTTAATACCGATGAAGAAATAGACTACTTTATTAATGCTTTTGAACAGTCAATATTGAAACTAAACCCAATTTTTTCTTAA
- a CDS encoding AAA family ATPase, producing MKLIIFAGPPTCGKTTVIKQVIKRMIAKKLKSSFIKIDVLYADEDETINKEFGIPTRKIYSGELCPDHCNVVVLDEAVEWAEKTGSDYLFVETAGLCLRCSPYVEKSLGIVVLEATSGMNLPRKIGPMLTLADISVITKIDLVSQAEREVFRYRVLESAKGVTVVESNALYGIGIDPIVRQIIKASDVEFPMFLRGNPPVGTCTICVGKKEIGAKNHFGVLRTMDHELFYVGE from the coding sequence ATGAAATTAATAATATTTGCAGGTCCACCGACCTGTGGGAAGACTACTGTAATAAAACAGGTAATAAAGAGGATGATAGCAAAAAAACTAAAATCCTCTTTTATTAAGATTGATGTTTTATACGCTGACGAGGATGAAACTATTAATAAAGAATTTGGGATACCCACACGTAAAATCTATTCAGGAGAACTTTGTCCCGATCATTGTAATGTTGTGGTTTTGGATGAAGCTGTAGAATGGGCTGAGAAAACTGGCTCCGACTATCTATTTGTTGAAACAGCTGGATTATGTCTGCGATGTTCTCCCTATGTTGAGAAGTCTCTCGGCATTGTTGTCCTTGAAGCTACAAGCGGGATGAATCTTCCGCGGAAAATAGGACCAATGTTAACATTAGCAGATATAAGCGTTATTACTAAAATAGATCTTGTTTCACAGGCAGAGCGAGAAGTTTTCCGCTATAGAGTACTTGAATCAGCAAAAGGCGTCACTGTTGTTGAAAGCAATGCACTTTACGGAATTGGAATAGATCCTATTGTTAGACAAATAATTAAAGCCAGCGATGTTGAGTTTCCAATGTTTCTTAGAGGAAATCCGCCTGTTGGAACCTGTACAATTTGCGTAGGCAAAAAGGAGATTGGTGCAAAAAACCATTTCGGGGTGCTACGAACTATGGATCATGAACTTTTCTACGTTGGAGAGTAG
- a CDS encoding ATP-binding cassette domain-containing protein: MEIKKITIIGGYGKDGSKEKVDQFDLMSGDIISIVGPTGCGKTTLINDIELFANNNTPSGRRILINGESIPEDFTFDPSKHPIALISQHTNFLSDLPVGEFLTIHAKIRGAKDVDHVVEDTIEFANQLTGEAIIKNTAMTELSGGQTRSLLIADAVVIGNSPIILLDEIENAGINKTKALELLKKYDKLFVFVTHDPTIALLSDCRIIMKNGAMQKIVASNPEERNAAEVLKKMDDVFLHFRGLIRAGEEIRNEHLDYITN, encoded by the coding sequence ATGGAAATCAAAAAGATAACAATCATTGGTGGTTATGGGAAAGATGGTTCAAAAGAAAAAGTCGATCAGTTTGACTTGATGTCTGGAGATATTATTAGTATTGTTGGCCCGACTGGATGTGGCAAAACAACTTTAATTAATGATATTGAACTATTTGCCAACAACAACACCCCATCGGGTAGAAGAATTTTAATAAATGGTGAATCCATACCTGAAGATTTCACCTTCGATCCATCAAAGCATCCAATTGCACTAATCTCTCAACACACAAACTTCCTAAGCGATTTACCGGTAGGAGAGTTTCTTACAATTCATGCAAAAATAAGGGGAGCAAAAGATGTAGATCATGTTGTTGAAGACACCATTGAATTTGCTAATCAGCTAACAGGCGAAGCAATTATTAAGAATACTGCTATGACCGAACTTTCCGGGGGACAAACCCGTTCGCTTTTAATTGCTGATGCTGTAGTAATCGGGAATTCACCAATCATTTTGCTGGATGAGATTGAAAACGCTGGTATCAATAAAACTAAAGCACTTGAACTCCTTAAGAAATACGATAAACTTTTTGTTTTCGTTACCCACGATCCCACAATTGCTCTTCTCTCCGACTGCCGTATAATAATGAAAAACGGTGCAATGCAGAAAATAGTTGCATCAAACCCTGAAGAGCGCAATGCGGCTGAAGTATTAAAAAAAATGGACGATGTTTTCCTTCATTTCCGTGGTTTAATTCGCGCAGGAGAGGAAATTAGAAATGAGCACCTTGATTATATAACCAACTAA